The window AGCTGGCGAACCCGTTCCTGTCACCCGAGTTCACGCTCGCCGTCGGCCGCTGCCGCTCCGGCGTACGGATCGCGGTCGTACGGGAGGACGGCGAGCCCGCCGCTTACTTCCCCTACCAGAGAACGGCCACCGGTGTCGGCCGCGCGATCGGGCTCGGCGTCTCCGACGCCCAGGGCCTCGTGCACCGGCCGGGCTTCACCTGGGACGCCAGGGAGCTGCTGCGGGCCTGCGGGCTCGCGGTGTGGGAGTTCGACCACCTCGTCGAGGGCCAGCCGGCGTTCCGGTCCGGGGCCACCGGGTCCTACCCGTCCCCGGTCATGGACGTGGACCAGGGCTACGAGGTGTATCTCGGCCAACTCCGGGAGCGCTCCCCGAAGTTCACGAGGACCACGCTCGCCAAGGAGCGCAAGCTGGGCCGCGACCACCCCGGCATGCGGTATGTGCACGACGAACGGGACCCGGCCGCGCTGCGCACCCTGATGAACTGGAAGTCGGCGCAGTACCGCAGGACCGGGCGCAGCGACCGCTTCGCCCAGGAGTGGATCACCCGGCTCGTGGAGCAGCTGTTCCACACCCGCACCGAGTCGTTCGCCGGGGTCCTGTCGGTGCTCTACGCCGAGGACAAGCCGATCGCCGCGCACTTCGGGCTGCGT of the Streptomyces sp. NBC_00287 genome contains:
- a CDS encoding GNAT family N-acetyltransferase, whose amino-acid sequence is MDISVYRPGELTAADRTAWTAMQSKAHLHGSPELANPFLSPEFTLAVGRCRSGVRIAVVREDGEPAAYFPYQRTATGVGRAIGLGVSDAQGLVHRPGFTWDARELLRACGLAVWEFDHLVEGQPAFRSGATGSYPSPVMDVDQGYEVYLGQLRERSPKFTRTTLAKERKLGRDHPGMRYVHDERDPAALRTLMNWKSAQYRRTGRSDRFAQEWITRLVEQLFHTRTESFAGVLSVLYAEDKPIAAHFGLRTERVLACWFPAYDPEFSKYSPGLVLHLRMAEAAAADGIAYLDLGRGQKEYKDSLKSRELSVAEGWVTRRHPVAFGHRARRAPVRALRNVVVSRPELFEPADRLLKRVGKIRSGRRVTEKPSKT